The following are encoded in a window of Candidatus Deferrimicrobium sp. genomic DNA:
- the hisB gene encoding imidazoleglycerol-phosphate dehydratase HisB, with translation MLREGQVERTTKETRIKLSLRLSGEGTGKISTGVPFLDHMLTLFSRHGLFDLTIAAKGDVEVDFHHVVEDVGICLGEAFRRALGDMKGIRRYGHAVVPMIEALAAVTVDVSARPHLVYNSPLGNEKVGTFDVELVEEFLRAFAQSSGVCLHVNVAYGSNAHHTVEAVFKALGRALSTAVELDPRVKGVPSTKGVLG, from the coding sequence ATGCTCCGGGAAGGCCAGGTCGAGCGGACGACGAAGGAGACCCGGATCAAGCTCTCCCTGCGGCTTTCGGGGGAAGGGACGGGAAAGATCAGCACGGGGGTTCCTTTCCTCGACCACATGCTGACGCTGTTTTCGCGCCATGGGTTGTTCGATCTGACGATCGCCGCGAAAGGGGACGTCGAGGTCGACTTCCACCACGTTGTGGAGGACGTCGGGATCTGCCTCGGCGAGGCGTTCCGCCGCGCCCTCGGGGACATGAAGGGGATCCGCCGGTACGGGCACGCGGTCGTGCCGATGATCGAGGCGCTGGCGGCGGTGACGGTGGACGTATCCGCGCGGCCGCACCTCGTCTACAACTCCCCCCTCGGGAACGAGAAGGTCGGAACGTTCGACGTCGAGCTCGTGGAAGAGTTCCTGAGGGCGTTCGCCCAGTCGTCGGGCGTCTGCCTGCACGTGAACGTGGCGTACGGCTCCAACGCGCACCACACCGTCGAGGCGGTGTTCAAGGCGCTCGGGCGCGCCTTGTCGACGGCGGTGGAACTCGATCCGCGCGTCAAGGGTGTCCCCTCCACAAAGGGTGTTCTCGGGTGA
- the hisH gene encoding imidazole glycerol phosphate synthase subunit HisH, translating into MTRGAAIGVVDYGMGNLRSVSKALESLGFPTLVSGDPKALSSCRGIVFPGVGAFRDCMGNVVRQGLLPFLREYLVSDRPFLGICVGMQLLFSGSEEFGRHEGIGLFPGNVVRFPGDMPARDGGVLKVPHMGWNEVEVVGDPPALRGIPSGTYFYFVHSYYAAPEDPGDVVCRTTYGVPFAAAVGRGNRLAVQFHPEKSQAAGLRLLGNFGRLCADAA; encoded by the coding sequence TTGACGCGGGGAGCCGCCATCGGCGTGGTGGACTACGGGATGGGGAACTTGCGCAGCGTGAGCAAGGCCCTCGAGTCCCTCGGTTTCCCGACCCTGGTCAGCGGCGACCCGAAGGCGCTTTCCTCCTGCCGCGGGATCGTTTTTCCAGGGGTGGGGGCGTTCCGTGACTGTATGGGGAACGTGGTACGCCAGGGGTTGCTGCCGTTCCTTCGGGAATACCTCGTCTCGGACCGGCCGTTCCTCGGCATCTGCGTGGGGATGCAGCTGCTGTTCTCCGGGAGCGAGGAGTTCGGACGCCACGAGGGAATCGGCCTCTTCCCCGGAAACGTGGTCCGGTTTCCCGGCGATATGCCGGCCCGGGATGGAGGAGTGCTCAAGGTGCCGCACATGGGATGGAACGAAGTGGAGGTGGTCGGCGATCCTCCGGCCCTCCGCGGAATCCCCTCTGGGACGTACTTCTACTTCGTGCACTCGTACTACGCCGCGCCGGAAGATCCCGGGGACGTGGTGTGCCGTACGACATACGGGGTGCCGTTCGCCGCCGCGGTGGGCCGGGGAAACCGCCTTGCCGTCCAGTTCCACCCTGAGAAGAGCCAGGCCGCCGGTCTGCGGCTCCTCGGGAATTTCGGCCGCCTTTGCGCTGACGCCGCATAG
- the hisA gene encoding 1-(5-phosphoribosyl)-5-[(5-phosphoribosylamino)methylideneamino]imidazole-4-carboxamide isomerase, with translation MPFQVIPAIDIQGGKAVRLRQGRAEDATVFSDSPLEVARRFVAAGASSLHVVDLDGAFLGRPVNAEIICRIASGAGVPVQVGGGVRNYDSASRYFAAGVSRVILGTSIVRSPEEVTRITRAYPGKVAAGIDARDGRVAIRGWVEVTGVIAVELARQIVKGGVSCLIYTDIARDGMMVGPNFDAIRDFASGVSAQVIASGGVTTLDDLRRLKAMEGEGVAGAIIGRALYDGSIDLAEALKTERG, from the coding sequence GTGCCGTTCCAGGTTATCCCGGCGATCGACATCCAGGGAGGGAAGGCGGTCCGGCTGCGCCAGGGACGCGCCGAGGACGCAACGGTCTTCTCGGACTCCCCGCTGGAAGTGGCCCGCCGGTTCGTCGCCGCAGGGGCGTCCAGCTTGCATGTGGTGGATCTAGACGGTGCGTTTCTCGGCAGACCGGTGAACGCGGAGATCATCTGCCGCATCGCCTCCGGGGCGGGTGTTCCGGTCCAGGTGGGAGGCGGCGTGCGGAATTACGATTCGGCGTCCCGTTATTTCGCCGCAGGTGTGTCCCGGGTGATCCTGGGGACCTCGATCGTACGCAGCCCCGAGGAGGTCACACGGATCACGCGCGCCTATCCCGGAAAGGTGGCCGCGGGGATCGACGCGCGCGACGGTCGCGTGGCGATTCGCGGATGGGTGGAGGTGACGGGCGTCATCGCGGTGGAGCTCGCGCGGCAGATCGTGAAGGGCGGCGTCTCCTGCCTCATTTACACGGACATCGCGCGCGACGGGATGATGGTGGGTCCCAACTTCGACGCCATCCGGGATTTCGCGAGCGGCGTCTCCGCCCAGGTGATCGCCTCGGGCGGCGTGACCACCCTCGATGACCTGCGCCGGCTCAAGGCGATGGAAGGCGAAGGGGTGGCCGGCGCGATCATCGGCCGCGCCCTGTACGACGGCTCGATCGACCTGGCGGAAGCACTGAAGACGGAGCGGGGGTAG
- the hisF gene encoding imidazole glycerol phosphate synthase subunit HisF encodes MLAKRIIPCLDVKDGRVVKGVRFVDLRDAGDPVEISRRYDREEADELVFLDITASHEKRDILIDVVRKTAEQVFMPLTVGGGIRTIEDIRSLLLAGADKVSINTAAVADPDFVRRAAERFGSQCTVVAIDARAVPGRPGKWEVYTHGGRRPTGIDAVAWARRMDECGSGEILLTSMDRDGTRDGYDIALTRAIADAVRIPVIASGGVGTLAHLLEGVTAGGADAVLAASIFHYGEHTVGEAKEYLRRHGVPVRPAATRGGHT; translated from the coding sequence ATGCTGGCCAAGCGGATCATCCCGTGCCTGGACGTGAAGGACGGCCGCGTCGTCAAGGGTGTCCGGTTCGTGGACCTGAGGGACGCCGGAGACCCGGTGGAGATCTCACGGCGGTACGATCGCGAAGAGGCGGACGAGCTCGTTTTTCTCGATATCACGGCGTCCCACGAGAAGAGGGACATCCTCATCGACGTCGTACGGAAAACGGCGGAGCAGGTTTTCATGCCGCTCACGGTGGGCGGCGGGATCCGCACGATCGAGGATATCCGGAGCCTGCTGCTGGCGGGGGCCGACAAGGTCTCGATCAATACGGCCGCCGTCGCCGATCCCGACTTTGTCCGCCGCGCGGCCGAGCGGTTCGGCAGCCAGTGCACGGTGGTGGCGATCGACGCCCGGGCGGTGCCGGGGCGGCCCGGGAAGTGGGAGGTGTACACTCACGGCGGGCGCAGGCCCACGGGCATCGACGCGGTGGCGTGGGCACGACGGATGGACGAGTGCGGCTCCGGCGAGATCCTGCTGACCAGCATGGACCGTGACGGCACCCGGGACGGCTACGACATCGCATTGACGCGCGCCATCGCCGACGCGGTTCGGATCCCTGTGATCGCCTCGGGTGGGGTGGGAACCCTCGCTCACCTGCTGGAGGGGGTGACGGCGGGAGGTGCGGACGCGGTGCTCGCGGCCTCCATCTTCCACTACGGGGAGCACACCGTTGGGGAGGCCAAGGAGTATCTCCGGCGCCACGGCGTGCCGGTGCGGCCCGCCGCGACTAGAGGGGGACATACTTGA
- the hisI gene encoding phosphoribosyl-AMP cyclohydrolase encodes MTADELIGQVKFDDRGLVPVVTQDVSDNVVLMVAWANAEAIRNTFTGGHATYWSRSRKSLWVKGETSGHFQDVEEIFYDCDVDTLLYRVRQKGAACHTGERTCFYRSAYRRGGETNE; translated from the coding sequence ATGACGGCGGACGAGTTGATCGGGCAGGTGAAGTTCGACGACCGGGGATTGGTCCCCGTCGTCACGCAGGACGTGAGCGACAACGTGGTCCTCATGGTGGCGTGGGCGAACGCCGAGGCGATCCGGAACACCTTCACCGGCGGGCACGCGACCTACTGGAGCCGTTCCAGGAAGTCCCTTTGGGTGAAGGGCGAGACGTCGGGTCATTTCCAGGACGTGGAAGAGATCTTCTACGACTGCGACGTCGACACACTACTGTACCGTGTCCGGCAGAAGGGTGCCGCGTGCCACACGGGGGAACGGACGTGCTTTTACCGCAGCGCATACCGGCGAGGGGGAGAAACGAATGAGTGA